A portion of the Coturnix japonica isolate 7356 chromosome 4, Coturnix japonica 2.1, whole genome shotgun sequence genome contains these proteins:
- the GDPD2 gene encoding glycerophosphoinositol inositolphosphodiesterase GDPD2 isoform X1, translated as MADPPGCCRPCSTCLLCLYSCQWITAKKEKRRGLRTTKCDCSWFFFLFCVFLFTLVWLYIAIIILNDFHNFNEFIFKQQKLWLDWSLVLLIATAVLITYSAALLVLALCLQLCGQPLKLHWLHKILLIITALVVAAAFTGLGIKWAEEWKSARISLQATGPFLHIGIVGGMTLLAWPLASVIYRTHNTGLKVFLLLAYSAVMIALYLAPLGITSPCIMEENQLPPKPALIGHRGAPMLAPENTLMSLRKAVDCDVQVFETDVMVSADGVPFLMHDEKLTRTTNVQTVFPERAALNSTAFNWTDLQQLNAGSWFLERRPFSSVQSLSHRDRVQATRQKIPSLEQVLDAAKESNISIMFDLRPENHSDYQSFVNATLEVILHSGIPLQQVLWLPDGFREQVKQQVPGIQQIYGRKRHQDENETLLHVNLPYQDMSSDEIKQYRQDNISVNLYVVNQPWLFSVLWCSGVSSVTTNACQVLKEMKRPIWLLPSSTYLMIWLVVDCVSFLMILWAFLLMKKCSQRRRTAESETDVLLTKINSLMQD; from the exons ATGGCAGACCCTCCTGGCTGCTGCCGCCCATGTTCCACCTGCCTGCTGTGCCTCTATAGCTGCCAGTGGATCACTGCcaagaaggagaagaggaggggTCTGAGAACCACCAAG TGTGACTGCAGctggtttttcttcctcttctgtgtcTTCCTCTTCACACTGGTGTGGCTCTACATTGCCATCATCATCCTCAATGACTTCCACAACTTTAATGA gtTCATCTTCaagcagcagaagctgtggCTGGACTGGTCCCTAGTTCTGCTGATAGCAACAGCTGTGCTCATCACTTACTCAGCTGCATTACTG GTCCTTGCTTTGTGCTTACAGCTCTGTGGCCAGCCCTTGAAGCTGCACTGGCTGCACAAG ATCCTGCTGATCATAACTGCCCTTGTGGTGGCTGCAGCCTTCACTGGGCTGGGAATAAAGTGGGCAGAGGAGTGGAAGAGTGCACGCATCTCCCTGCAG GCAACTGGTCCCTTCCTTCACATTGGAATTGTGGGAGGAATGACGCTTCTTGCCTGGCCATTGGCCAGCGTCATCTACCGCACCCACAACACAG GCCTCAAGGTTTTCCTGCTGCTTGCATACTCTGCAGTGATGATTGCCCTGTACCTGGCTCCACTGGGGATCACCTCGCCCTGCATCATGGAGGAGAACCAGCTGCCCCCCAAGCCAGCCCTGATCGGCCACCGAGGAGCCCCTATG CTGGCCCCTGAAAACACCCTCATGTCTCTGCGCAAGGCAGTGGACTGCGATGTGCAAGTCTTTGAGACAGACGTCATGGTGAG TGCTGATGGGGTCCCATTCCTCATGCACGATGAGAAGCTCACCAGGACCACCAATGTGCAGACCGTGTTCCCTGAGAGAGCTGCCCTGAACAGCACTGCCTTCAACTGGACAGACCTCCAGCAGCTCAATGCTGGCAGCTGGTTCCTGGAG CGGAGACCATTTTCCAGTGTGCAAAGTCTTTCACACAGAGATCGCGTGCAGGCGACTCGGCAGAAgatcccatccctggagcagGTGCTGGATGCAGCCAAGGAGAGCAATATCTCCATCATGTTTGACCTCCGGCCAGAGAACCACAGTGATTACCAGAGCTTCGTCAATGCCACCCTGGAAGTCATCCTACATTCTGGCATCCCACTGCAGCAG GTCCTGTGGCTGCCGGATGGGTTCAGGGAGCAGGTCAAACAGCAGGTCCCAGGTATTCAGCAGATTTATGGCCGGAAGAGACACCAAGATGAGAACGAGACACTGCTGCATGTCAACCTGCCCTACCAAGACATGAGCTCTGATGAGATCAA GCAGTACCGCCAGGACAACATCTCAGTCAACCTGTATGTGGTGAACCAGCCCTggctcttctctgtgctgtggtgctcaggggTGAGCTCTGTCACCACCAATGCCTGCCAGGTGTTGAAGGAGATGAAACGCCCCATTTGGTTGCTG cccagcagcacgtACCTCATGATCTGGCTTGTTGTAGACTGTGTCTCCTTCCTGATGATCCTCTGGGCCTTCCTCTTGATGAA GAAATGTTCCCAGCGAAGGCGAACGGCTG aGTCTGAGACGGACGTGCTGCTCACAAAGATCAACAGCCTGATGCAAGACTGA
- the GDPD2 gene encoding glycerophosphoinositol inositolphosphodiesterase GDPD2 isoform X2: MADPPGCCRPCSTCLLCLYSCQWITAKKEKRRGLRTTKCDCSWFFFLFCVFLFTLVWLYIAIIILNDFHNFNEFIFKQQKLWLDWSLVLLIATAVLITYSAALLVLALCLQLCGQPLKLHWLHKILLIITALVVAAAFTGLGIKWAEEWKSARISLQATGPFLHIGIVGGMTLLAWPLASVIYRTHNTGLKVFLLLAYSAVMIALYLAPLGITSPCIMEENQLPPKPALIGHRGAPMLAPENTLMSLRKAVDCDVQVFETDVMVSADGVPFLMHDEKLTRTTNVQTVFPERAALNSTAFNWTDLQQLNAGSWFLERRPFSSVQSLSHRDRVQATRQKIPSLEQVLDAAKESNISIMFDLRPENHSDYQSFVNATLEVILHSGIPLQQVLWLPDGFREQVKQQVPGIQQIYGRKRHQDENETLLHVNLPYQDMSSDEIKQYRQDNISVNLYVVNQPWLFSVLWCSGVSSVTTNACQVLKEMKRPIWLLEMFPAKANG; this comes from the exons ATGGCAGACCCTCCTGGCTGCTGCCGCCCATGTTCCACCTGCCTGCTGTGCCTCTATAGCTGCCAGTGGATCACTGCcaagaaggagaagaggaggggTCTGAGAACCACCAAG TGTGACTGCAGctggtttttcttcctcttctgtgtcTTCCTCTTCACACTGGTGTGGCTCTACATTGCCATCATCATCCTCAATGACTTCCACAACTTTAATGA gtTCATCTTCaagcagcagaagctgtggCTGGACTGGTCCCTAGTTCTGCTGATAGCAACAGCTGTGCTCATCACTTACTCAGCTGCATTACTG GTCCTTGCTTTGTGCTTACAGCTCTGTGGCCAGCCCTTGAAGCTGCACTGGCTGCACAAG ATCCTGCTGATCATAACTGCCCTTGTGGTGGCTGCAGCCTTCACTGGGCTGGGAATAAAGTGGGCAGAGGAGTGGAAGAGTGCACGCATCTCCCTGCAG GCAACTGGTCCCTTCCTTCACATTGGAATTGTGGGAGGAATGACGCTTCTTGCCTGGCCATTGGCCAGCGTCATCTACCGCACCCACAACACAG GCCTCAAGGTTTTCCTGCTGCTTGCATACTCTGCAGTGATGATTGCCCTGTACCTGGCTCCACTGGGGATCACCTCGCCCTGCATCATGGAGGAGAACCAGCTGCCCCCCAAGCCAGCCCTGATCGGCCACCGAGGAGCCCCTATG CTGGCCCCTGAAAACACCCTCATGTCTCTGCGCAAGGCAGTGGACTGCGATGTGCAAGTCTTTGAGACAGACGTCATGGTGAG TGCTGATGGGGTCCCATTCCTCATGCACGATGAGAAGCTCACCAGGACCACCAATGTGCAGACCGTGTTCCCTGAGAGAGCTGCCCTGAACAGCACTGCCTTCAACTGGACAGACCTCCAGCAGCTCAATGCTGGCAGCTGGTTCCTGGAG CGGAGACCATTTTCCAGTGTGCAAAGTCTTTCACACAGAGATCGCGTGCAGGCGACTCGGCAGAAgatcccatccctggagcagGTGCTGGATGCAGCCAAGGAGAGCAATATCTCCATCATGTTTGACCTCCGGCCAGAGAACCACAGTGATTACCAGAGCTTCGTCAATGCCACCCTGGAAGTCATCCTACATTCTGGCATCCCACTGCAGCAG GTCCTGTGGCTGCCGGATGGGTTCAGGGAGCAGGTCAAACAGCAGGTCCCAGGTATTCAGCAGATTTATGGCCGGAAGAGACACCAAGATGAGAACGAGACACTGCTGCATGTCAACCTGCCCTACCAAGACATGAGCTCTGATGAGATCAA GCAGTACCGCCAGGACAACATCTCAGTCAACCTGTATGTGGTGAACCAGCCCTggctcttctctgtgctgtggtgctcaggggTGAGCTCTGTCACCACCAATGCCTGCCAGGTGTTGAAGGAGATGAAACGCCCCATTTGGTTGCTG GAAATGTTCCCAGCGAAGGCGAACGGCTG a